The Lycium barbarum isolate Lr01 chromosome 9, ASM1917538v2, whole genome shotgun sequence genome has a segment encoding these proteins:
- the LOC132608859 gene encoding RING-H2 finger protein ATL2, with translation MDDDEYSSSTLPTCCDPPHYAFSGKLMFISVLIFFIVCLLIAFFHLHINRFLHRRNHHRNLDLPVKVPVSQGLDPLVIKALPVFVYKVECYQSEVECPVCLEGFEDGEQGRVLPKCSHCFHCECIDMWFQSHDSCPVCRAPVRPLVKRNEVKENSSELGREGEVVIMVHDSN, from the coding sequence ATGGACGATGACGAGTACTCATCATCTACACTACCAACTTGTTGTGACCCTCCACACTATGCTTTCTCTGGTAAACTCATGTTTATCTCTGTCCTCATTTTCTTCATCGTTTGTCTTCTTATTGCTTTCTTCCACCTTCACATTAACCGTTTTCTCCACCGCCGTAACCACCACCGGAATCTTGATTTACCGGTGAAGGTTCCGGTTTCTCAAGGGCTCGATCCTTTGGTGATAAAAGCACTACCTGTATTTGTTTACAAGGTGGAATGTTACCAGTCTGAGGTTGAGTGTCCGGTTTGTTTGGAGGGATTTGAAGATGGAGAACAGGGTCGGGTTTTGCCTAAGTGTAGTCATTGTTTTCATTGTGAGTGTATTGATATGTGGTTTCAGTCTCATGATAGCTGTCCAGTTTGTCGAGCTCCAGTTCGACCGTTGGTGAAACGGAATGAAGTGAAGGAAAATTCAAGTGAATTAGGAAGAGAAGGCGAAGTTGTAATAATGGTTCATGATAGTAATTAG